A stretch of Candidatus Bipolaricaulota bacterium DNA encodes these proteins:
- a CDS encoding type IV secretion system DNA-binding domain-containing protein, giving the protein MSIELPFEFASVDFGGVFSSPIAILALILSMLIIITIGLIYIVRIYFRRHGKMKGAFEKKVLLISLPKFESQDSRGGAQNSIASIQEKIAVAETVFSAIGGLKPQKGLGVWFFGRADHLSFELVADQGKILFYMAVPEYLKNFLEEQIQAQYPDSHIEEAQDYNIFTPKSAVFGKILKFKRQNFFPIKTYKKMESDPLNAMANALSKVDKKDGAVIQFTLRSAKPGWRDSGAAVASRMMQGKKFEEALKGKSVLKQMLMPEKKPSEPGQAPPATYQLSPMEQEIVKNLEEKVSKAAMEVNIRILAASDQSQKSEMYLNDILSSFSQFNIYQYGNSFDVSSRKLSRLIDDYIYRNFDEKAAIILNTEEMASLYHFPIPSVTETPNIAWLEARKAPAPLNIPDEGAILGDNFYRGIRRTVRIKRKDRRRHTYIIGQTGTGKSYFQQNLAIQDIQNGEGVGIIDPHGDSIEEILKYIPKERADDVVLFDPSDTDRPMGLNMLEFETSEQKTFVINEIINIFDKLYDLRQTGGPIFEQYMRNSILLMMEDTDSGSTLMEIPKVLSDENFRAYKLSKTKNVTVKDFWEKEAQKAGGEASLQNMVPYITSKLTQFISNDIMRPIIAQQKSSFNFREVMDNKKILLINLSKGKIGDLNSNLLGMIIVGKLLMASLSRVDTPEDQRHDFYLYIDEFQNFLTESISIILSEARKYKLNLIIAHQFIGQLVKNNDTSIKDAIFGNVGTTVSFRIGIEDAELLAKQFAPVFSEYDVVNIPSKTAYIKLLIDNANPPAFNINVPGRENPKHPEIAETIRKLSRLKYGRDRDIVENEILERTRIEY; this is encoded by the coding sequence TCTTTGCCTAAATTTGAATCGCAAGACAGCAGGGGAGGGGCGCAAAACAGTATAGCTTCCATTCAGGAAAAAATCGCGGTGGCCGAGACCGTGTTTTCGGCCATCGGCGGTTTGAAGCCCCAAAAAGGACTGGGCGTTTGGTTTTTTGGACGAGCCGATCATTTGTCTTTTGAATTGGTGGCCGATCAAGGCAAGATTTTATTTTACATGGCCGTGCCAGAGTATTTGAAAAATTTTTTGGAAGAACAAATACAGGCGCAGTATCCGGACTCGCATATCGAAGAAGCCCAGGATTACAATATTTTCACTCCTAAAAGCGCGGTGTTCGGCAAGATTTTGAAATTTAAAAGGCAGAATTTTTTTCCGATAAAAACTTACAAAAAAATGGAGAGCGACCCGCTCAACGCCATGGCCAACGCCTTGAGCAAAGTTGATAAAAAAGACGGGGCTGTCATTCAATTCACTCTCAGGTCCGCCAAGCCGGGCTGGCGCGATTCGGGCGCGGCCGTGGCTTCGCGCATGATGCAGGGCAAAAAATTCGAAGAGGCGCTCAAAGGCAAAAGCGTGCTCAAGCAAATGCTGATGCCCGAGAAAAAACCGTCGGAACCCGGGCAGGCGCCGCCGGCGACGTATCAATTGTCGCCAATGGAGCAGGAGATCGTGAAAAATTTGGAAGAAAAAGTCAGCAAAGCGGCCATGGAGGTCAATATCAGAATCTTGGCCGCGTCGGATCAGTCGCAAAAAAGCGAAATGTATCTCAATGATATTTTAAGCTCTTTTTCGCAATTTAACATTTATCAATACGGCAACAGTTTTGATGTCTCGAGCCGAAAGTTGTCGCGTTTGATAGACGATTACATTTATCGAAATTTCGACGAGAAAGCGGCGATTATCTTAAATACCGAGGAGATGGCCAGCCTGTATCATTTCCCGATTCCTTCGGTGACCGAAACGCCGAACATCGCGTGGCTGGAGGCCAGAAAAGCGCCGGCGCCGCTTAATATTCCGGACGAAGGGGCGATTCTCGGTGACAATTTTTATCGCGGCATCAGGCGCACGGTGCGCATAAAGAGAAAAGACCGCCGAAGGCACACGTATATTATCGGTCAGACCGGCACTGGTAAATCTTATTTTCAACAAAATTTGGCCATTCAAGATATTCAAAACGGCGAGGGCGTGGGCATTATTGATCCGCACGGAGATTCCATTGAGGAAATATTGAAATACATTCCCAAAGAGCGCGCGGATGACGTGGTGCTTTTCGACCCATCCGACACCGATCGGCCCATGGGCTTGAACATGCTCGAGTTTGAAACCTCCGAGCAAAAAACTTTCGTTATCAACGAGATAATAAATATTTTTGATAAATTGTATGATTTGCGCCAAACCGGCGGCCCGATCTTCGAGCAGTACATGAGGAATTCCATTTTATTGATGATGGAAGACACGGATTCGGGCTCGACTTTGATGGAAATTCCGAAAGTATTGTCCGACGAAAATTTCAGAGCATATAAATTGTCCAAAACGAAAAATGTCACGGTCAAAGATTTTTGGGAAAAAGAAGCTCAAAAAGCGGGCGGCGAAGCGTCATTGCAGAACATGGTGCCTTACATCACCAGCAAATTAACGCAGTTTATTTCCAATGACATCATGCGCCCGATTATCGCTCAACAGAAAAGCTCTTTTAATTTCAGGGAAGTCATGGACAATAAAAAAATATTGCTGATCAATTTATCCAAAGGCAAAATTGGAGATTTAAATAGCAATTTACTCGGCATGATTATCGTGGGCAAGCTTTTGATGGCTTCATTGTCTCGAGTGGACACGCCCGAGGATCAGCGACATGATTTTTATTTATACATCGATGAATTCCAAAACTTTTTGACCGAAAGCATTTCAATAATTTTATCGGAAGCCAGAAAATACAAACTCAATTTGATCATCGCTCATCAATTCATCGGACAATTGGTAAAAAACAACGATACCAGCATCAAAGACGCGATTTTCGGCAATGTGGGCACCACCGTGTCGTTTAGGATCGGCATTGAGGACGCCGAGTTATTAGCCAAACAATTCGCGCCGGTTTTCAGCGAGTATGACGTGGTTAATATTCCGAGCAAAACGGCTTATATCAAACTGTTGATTGATAATGCCAATCCGCCGGCTTTCAATATCAATGTGCCGGGCAGGGAAAATCCGAAGCATCCGGAGATAGCCGAGACCATTAGAAAGTTGTCCAGACTCAAATATGGCCGAGACAGAGACATTGTGGAAAACGAAATACTTGAAAGAACTCGAATAGAGTATTAG